Proteins encoded by one window of Polyangiaceae bacterium:
- a CDS encoding PE-PGRS family protein has product MRRLLWGASLTILSGSLAACAAGGEAETARGSGASGGTGGEAGVSGDGGTGGDAGNSTGGNSGSANGGNAGAGADGGTAGVGGEGGTAGTGGTNTGGAAGMSGAGGTGGSGNTGGTAGSGGGLGVGCDSCCPAGFCNLDGNPITGSGCGCEYECTPTSSTDEIDPDFKDENCDGGDGIVETCIYVSASLGSDGSADGTRAAPFASINAAIGYAKTQGAPAVCVSGEIYNETVNVESGISVYGGFDHTDPNFKFRRSAAATTVVRAVGTVFYAPVINDETHIEGFTMEASAPSGFSQSTYGVRLGGGGGQLYVRYNVIDLANGTDGEFKGNGQSHAQTSAPDGKVGDGGCEGTGIIDCDGNSDCGHGGGAIVACGARSGGKGGDGGLGNTTGQPGSPAASGAPGGPGASANSCTPLLPDAGTQGSPGTPGSVVSGGGPGAGGLSVGSVASDGYSPATGGNGTPGQDGNGGGGGGGGGGGSGNNLCCADFGGGGGSGGCGGLGGNAGLGGGGGGGSFGVFAAAGNAIVFDNRIFPGNGGKGANGGNGASGQQGGTGAAGGGHSDDSGPGGRGGDGSAGGAGGPGGGGGGGPSVCVAIGGLANVQYQPVSDPGSCVPGSPGTGGLAGTSPFTGNAGTTGTTAARLNIN; this is encoded by the coding sequence ATGCGGCGACTGCTTTGGGGTGCTTCGTTGACCATTCTCTCTGGCTCGTTGGCGGCTTGTGCCGCTGGCGGAGAGGCGGAGACCGCGCGCGGCTCGGGCGCTTCTGGCGGAACCGGCGGCGAAGCGGGCGTTTCGGGTGACGGAGGCACGGGCGGTGACGCCGGGAATTCCACGGGTGGAAATTCAGGCAGCGCCAATGGCGGTAACGCAGGCGCCGGAGCAGACGGTGGAACCGCCGGTGTTGGGGGTGAGGGTGGCACCGCAGGCACTGGTGGAACGAACACGGGCGGTGCCGCGGGGATGAGCGGCGCTGGAGGCACTGGCGGTAGCGGCAACACCGGCGGCACGGCAGGCTCCGGTGGAGGCCTTGGCGTTGGTTGCGACTCTTGCTGCCCTGCAGGTTTCTGTAACCTGGACGGCAACCCCATCACCGGCAGCGGTTGCGGTTGTGAGTACGAGTGCACGCCGACCAGCAGCACCGACGAGATCGACCCGGACTTCAAAGACGAGAACTGCGACGGCGGCGACGGCATCGTCGAGACCTGCATCTACGTCTCAGCCTCCCTAGGCTCTGACGGGAGCGCCGACGGCACCCGCGCCGCTCCGTTCGCCAGCATCAACGCAGCCATCGGCTACGCCAAGACTCAAGGCGCGCCCGCCGTGTGCGTTTCCGGGGAGATTTACAACGAGACCGTCAACGTCGAGAGCGGCATCTCCGTCTACGGTGGCTTTGACCACACGGATCCGAATTTCAAGTTCAGGCGCAGCGCGGCAGCGACGACCGTAGTTCGCGCTGTAGGCACGGTCTTCTACGCACCGGTGATCAACGACGAGACGCACATCGAGGGCTTCACGATGGAAGCCTCGGCGCCTTCAGGCTTCAGTCAAAGCACCTACGGTGTGCGCCTCGGCGGCGGCGGCGGTCAGCTGTATGTGCGTTACAACGTGATCGATCTCGCGAACGGCACTGACGGTGAGTTCAAAGGCAACGGTCAGTCGCACGCGCAGACCAGTGCGCCGGACGGGAAGGTTGGCGACGGCGGATGCGAGGGCACGGGCATCATCGACTGCGACGGCAACTCTGATTGCGGTCACGGGGGTGGTGCCATCGTAGCTTGCGGTGCTCGCTCGGGTGGGAAGGGTGGCGACGGTGGCTTGGGCAACACGACTGGGCAACCGGGATCTCCGGCTGCTAGCGGTGCTCCCGGCGGTCCTGGCGCTTCGGCCAACTCATGCACGCCGCTTCTACCCGACGCTGGAACGCAAGGCTCGCCAGGAACTCCGGGCTCAGTGGTATCGGGAGGTGGGCCGGGAGCGGGCGGACTCTCCGTCGGTTCGGTTGCGTCTGATGGCTACTCTCCGGCAACCGGCGGGAACGGGACGCCAGGTCAAGACGGTAACGGCGGTGGCGGTGGCGGTGGCGGTGGCGGTGGGAGCGGAAACAATCTCTGTTGTGCCGACTTTGGTGGCGGGGGTGGCAGCGGCGGCTGTGGGGGCCTTGGCGGAAATGCCGGCCTTGGCGGCGGTGGCGGCGGTGGTTCGTTTGGTGTGTTTGCCGCCGCGGGCAACGCCATCGTGTTCGACAACCGGATCTTCCCAGGCAACGGCGGGAAGGGCGCCAATGGCGGCAATGGGGCGTCCGGGCAGCAAGGCGGCACGGGCGCTGCAGGGGGCGGGCACAGCGACGACAGCGGTCCTGGTGGCCGCGGTGGGGATGGCTCGGCGGGCGGCGCAGGTGGACCTGGCGGCGGCGGCGGCGGTGGTCCGAGTGTGTGCGTTGCGATCGGTGGACTCGCCAACGTGCAATATCAACCCGTTAGCGATCCGGGGAGCTGCGTTCCCGGTTCTCCGGGGACGGGTGGCCTGGCGGGCACCTCGCCCTTCACGGGCAACGCTGGAACCACGGGCACCACGGCCGCGCGACTGAACATCAACTGA
- a CDS encoding putative metal-binding motif-containing protein, translating into MRRVGFGVVLFAGLSVVACGQLIGLDDFKPAVGVGGTDAGGAAGSAGSSAAGGTGGSAGIGGSSTAGVGGTEVAGAGGTGGKPCTKNAECDDGKACNGVETCDGNFCQNGSAVDCSGIDSTYCAGKCFETSSGPKCQLTAKDTDGDQHGDSRCQEATGDDCDDSNDKVYSGAPEVCDGIDNDCDGKADLEDGLPLSERVLDVATLNSFSGGRFVAVGAQGVAVMWGDEPVGGTNRLWAKTFTRDGTPLGEATQITVPEQTGSTVQNNPEFDLIWASDHYVAAWIDSRSGTAEVWAQLIAVDGSMMGDNFLAGTPTTTQGTVALGSTPFGTGVFYLKPELALGESFIESSGRVLNYSFDPPPSNATQYFPVVAGSGPNRMLAFAEFADPTASLHLARLDSQFLKLVDIPAPFSLPNSPSQFYRKLGVTKLDAGYLLSFNVEAPSPPKSELGVTFLDSNDHYACGPTSLRLSGTIANRIAGTASMANRALVFFAEYSTTAVKGDIYVSTVKSDCTAPITVPILTDSLIQLQTDVDSDPTLRALVYADATDGEKRLKLRLFGPNMCD; encoded by the coding sequence ATGCGTCGCGTTGGCTTTGGAGTGGTGCTGTTTGCCGGGCTTTCGGTCGTTGCCTGTGGGCAGCTGATTGGTCTCGATGACTTCAAGCCGGCCGTGGGAGTTGGGGGAACCGACGCTGGCGGCGCAGCTGGGAGCGCTGGATCCTCCGCGGCAGGCGGGACAGGTGGTTCCGCGGGGATTGGTGGTTCGTCGACAGCCGGGGTTGGGGGAACTGAAGTCGCTGGCGCCGGTGGCACAGGCGGAAAGCCGTGCACCAAGAACGCGGAGTGCGACGACGGCAAAGCCTGCAACGGCGTCGAGACCTGCGACGGCAACTTCTGTCAGAACGGCAGCGCGGTTGACTGCTCCGGTATCGATTCGACCTACTGCGCGGGCAAGTGCTTCGAGACCAGCAGTGGCCCCAAGTGTCAGCTGACGGCGAAGGACACCGATGGTGATCAGCACGGCGACTCGCGTTGCCAGGAGGCAACCGGAGACGATTGCGATGACAGCAACGACAAGGTGTACTCCGGCGCTCCGGAGGTCTGCGATGGGATAGACAACGACTGCGATGGGAAGGCGGACCTGGAGGATGGTTTGCCGCTTTCGGAGCGCGTTCTGGATGTCGCGACCCTCAACTCCTTCTCCGGCGGGAGATTCGTTGCCGTTGGGGCCCAAGGCGTCGCTGTGATGTGGGGGGACGAACCAGTGGGAGGCACGAACAGGCTGTGGGCCAAGACGTTTACACGAGACGGAACCCCGCTCGGCGAAGCTACACAGATCACCGTCCCCGAGCAGACGGGGTCAACGGTTCAGAACAACCCAGAGTTCGATCTCATCTGGGCTTCAGATCACTATGTTGCCGCGTGGATAGACTCAAGAAGCGGAACCGCCGAGGTATGGGCCCAGCTTATTGCCGTTGATGGTTCGATGATGGGAGACAACTTCCTTGCAGGGACCCCTACGACCACCCAAGGTACCGTTGCGCTGGGATCCACGCCGTTCGGCACAGGGGTATTCTACCTTAAGCCGGAGTTGGCACTCGGTGAGTCGTTCATCGAATCCTCGGGAAGGGTTCTCAACTACTCGTTCGACCCACCTCCATCGAATGCCACCCAATATTTTCCAGTGGTTGCGGGGAGCGGGCCGAACAGAATGTTGGCTTTCGCCGAGTTCGCGGATCCAACCGCAAGTCTGCATCTCGCACGACTCGATTCGCAGTTCCTCAAGTTGGTGGACATCCCCGCGCCGTTTTCGTTGCCAAACTCGCCGAGTCAGTTCTATCGAAAGCTTGGTGTGACCAAACTGGACGCTGGATACCTTCTCTCGTTCAATGTGGAAGCCCCCAGTCCACCTAAGAGTGAACTCGGCGTGACCTTTCTGGACAGCAACGACCACTACGCCTGCGGTCCGACTTCTTTGCGGCTCTCTGGGACGATCGCCAACCGAATCGCTGGAACGGCGTCCATGGCCAACCGCGCGCTGGTTTTTTTCGCAGAGTACTCCACGACCGCCGTGAAGGGAGACATATACGTCTCGACCGTGAAGTCGGACTGCACGGCGCCCATCACTGTCCCGATTCTAACGGACAGTTTGATACAGCTCCAAACAGATGTGGATTCAGATCCGACCCTTCGCGCTCTCGTCTATGCAGACGCGACTGACGGCGAGAAGAGACTGAAGCTCCGGCTGTTCGGGCCCAACATGTGCGACTGA
- a CDS encoding putative metal-binding motif-containing protein has protein sequence MRRLGVVGVACLAASGVLSCGQLIGLDDFRPSLGTGGVAGTAGASGAGGGSSGSAGNGGSSGVGGSQVGGAGGGTPCTKNAECDDGKACNGVETCDGNFCQNGSGVDCSGIDSTYCAGKCFETSSGPKCQLTAKDTDGDQHGDSRCQEATGDDCDDSNENVYSGAPEICDGLDNDCDGKGDLEEGLPIGGAQFKLETLTERLGGRFVAVGTNDLGVMWGDQVGGDYRLFFRVYDFNGQPLSAVVPLSAAPGSGGTTFQSNPLFDLIVEGDHYAAGWIDQTDGAPAAYVQRVARDGTLIGSRVRVGDASNGSSISLAASAFGVGAFFSAPNGSDVELKIMIVNPGGVLNPRAGLSSPGKLFLQPGAGFGGGRYAVAYSVVEGATAHLTLGYMDALFNVGDQYPASSPLTNVPNEAYERFYVQPTQSGFLASYAHIALPSTQRIGAAILDASGQYVCGPSDASTETAASIKLAGAVGVGADHYLVVGTLPPAGVGGISFVPFAADCTAGTPVPVIRDRLVLPDADVGSNGTLSALVYLDATDGTFDLMLRTFGPNLCD, from the coding sequence ATGAGACGCTTGGGTGTGGTTGGGGTCGCTTGCCTGGCGGCGTCAGGAGTTTTGAGCTGCGGCCAACTCATCGGTCTAGACGACTTTAGACCGTCTCTGGGAACCGGCGGTGTTGCCGGTACGGCTGGGGCAAGCGGGGCTGGCGGAGGATCCAGCGGTTCCGCGGGGAATGGTGGCTCATCGGGTGTTGGCGGGTCGCAAGTCGGAGGTGCAGGTGGCGGAACGCCGTGCACGAAGAACGCCGAGTGCGACGACGGCAAGGCCTGCAACGGCGTCGAGACCTGCGACGGCAACTTCTGTCAGAACGGCAGCGGGGTTGATTGCTCAGGTATCGATTCGACCTACTGCGCGGGCAAGTGCTTCGAGACCAGCAGCGGCCCGAAGTGTCAACTGACGGCGAAGGACACCGATGGCGATCAGCACGGTGACTCACGTTGCCAAGAGGCAACGGGCGACGACTGCGATGACAGCAACGAGAACGTGTACTCTGGCGCTCCGGAGATCTGCGATGGCCTTGACAACGACTGCGACGGAAAGGGGGACCTGGAGGAGGGTCTGCCGATCGGTGGCGCGCAGTTCAAGCTCGAGACCCTGACGGAACGTTTGGGAGGGCGGTTCGTCGCCGTAGGGACCAACGACCTCGGGGTGATGTGGGGTGACCAGGTTGGCGGCGACTATCGGCTCTTCTTTCGAGTTTATGATTTCAACGGTCAACCCTTATCCGCGGTCGTCCCCTTGTCGGCAGCACCTGGAAGTGGTGGCACTACATTCCAGTCGAATCCGCTCTTCGATCTGATTGTAGAGGGTGATCACTACGCCGCTGGGTGGATCGACCAGACCGACGGAGCGCCTGCCGCATATGTGCAACGCGTGGCGCGGGACGGCACTCTCATTGGCAGTCGCGTTCGTGTGGGCGACGCCAGTAACGGCTCCTCGATATCCCTGGCGGCCAGCGCGTTCGGGGTTGGAGCGTTCTTTTCGGCTCCCAACGGCAGTGACGTCGAATTGAAGATCATGATCGTCAATCCGGGTGGGGTGTTGAATCCACGCGCCGGTCTCTCCAGTCCAGGAAAGCTCTTCTTGCAGCCTGGCGCCGGGTTTGGGGGAGGTCGCTATGCAGTGGCGTACTCAGTTGTGGAGGGCGCGACGGCTCACCTGACACTTGGGTATATGGACGCCCTCTTCAACGTTGGCGACCAATATCCAGCGTCCAGTCCACTCACCAACGTCCCAAACGAGGCTTACGAGCGCTTCTACGTTCAGCCCACCCAATCGGGCTTTCTCGCGAGCTACGCGCATATCGCGTTACCGAGCACCCAGAGGATCGGGGCGGCGATCTTGGATGCTTCGGGACAATATGTGTGTGGCCCCTCGGACGCCTCAACGGAAACGGCGGCGAGCATCAAACTTGCGGGTGCCGTGGGCGTGGGAGCGGACCACTATCTGGTTGTAGGGACACTGCCGCCGGCTGGAGTGGGGGGGATCTCGTTCGTGCCCTTTGCCGCCGATTGTACCGCGGGGACTCCGGTACCAGTGATCAGGGATCGACTAGTTCTTCCGGACGCGGACGTGGGGTCGAACGGAACCCTTTCCGCCCTCGTCTACCTTGATGCGACGGATGGTACGTTCGATCTCATGCTGCGCACTTTCGGGCCGAACCTTTGCGACTAG
- a CDS encoding exo-alpha-sialidase yields the protein MRWRLVGLLGALAVSCGNDDSSAAGAVADAGVDADAGGQQDATPDADADAGEVCTSLNDTGVWLPDDGNGAFDPSVATDPATGRVWMSYSSVDGLVGEGRVSTWLVHSDDGGATWCGAARINAAEDVSAPDRPPGLEGFPSHWSHEVSALVFDSSAPTSERWKLFWHRYLHVNDADPNTGDRRFEYGWLAMRAAASAEALSQAPEQVFLAAGGYFASSSTQAYNAGIAGAPLHRLSDVSAEVADCIAVTEPAAVALDGSLRIWLGCASTGGLRIISLQLSGSNLSYLGTPLTPTDAKALNPALTGFNAADAYIDAQGEPRLLISPVAGESYKGCLLYGVSGGSLTGPLAVVKEHTESSLLSGVCAYDPGLTASGTLFGEIHADTPQFRLFGLGSAP from the coding sequence ATGCGCTGGAGACTTGTCGGGTTGCTGGGTGCGTTGGCCGTTTCGTGCGGAAACGATGACAGCTCGGCTGCTGGTGCTGTCGCAGACGCGGGGGTGGATGCGGACGCTGGAGGGCAACAGGACGCCACCCCTGATGCCGATGCGGACGCGGGAGAGGTGTGTACCTCGCTGAACGACACTGGCGTATGGCTTCCCGACGATGGAAACGGAGCCTTCGATCCATCGGTCGCCACGGATCCTGCAACTGGACGCGTCTGGATGTCTTACTCGAGCGTCGACGGGTTGGTGGGGGAGGGGAGAGTCTCCACATGGCTGGTGCACAGCGACGACGGTGGCGCGACCTGGTGCGGTGCCGCGCGGATTAACGCGGCTGAGGATGTGTCGGCTCCGGATCGACCGCCAGGGCTCGAAGGCTTCCCTAGTCACTGGAGCCACGAGGTTTCGGCCCTGGTGTTTGACTCGAGCGCCCCAACATCTGAGCGCTGGAAGCTCTTCTGGCACCGCTACCTTCACGTGAACGACGCCGATCCGAACACGGGTGATCGGCGCTTCGAATACGGGTGGCTCGCCATGCGCGCTGCGGCGAGCGCGGAGGCGCTCTCCCAAGCTCCAGAGCAGGTGTTCCTCGCCGCAGGGGGTTACTTCGCGTCAAGCAGCACTCAGGCCTACAATGCGGGCATTGCCGGAGCGCCGCTTCACCGCTTGAGCGACGTGTCCGCAGAGGTTGCCGATTGTATCGCGGTGACCGAGCCCGCAGCGGTTGCGCTCGATGGATCCCTGAGGATATGGCTTGGCTGCGCTTCCACCGGCGGACTGCGCATCATCAGCTTGCAGCTGAGCGGGAGCAACCTGAGCTACCTGGGGACGCCGCTTACCCCCACGGACGCGAAGGCGTTGAACCCGGCGCTGACAGGGTTCAACGCGGCGGACGCATACATCGATGCGCAGGGCGAGCCGCGGCTCCTGATCTCCCCGGTTGCTGGTGAGTCGTACAAGGGCTGTTTGCTCTATGGCGTGTCAGGAGGTTCGCTGACTGGACCGCTCGCGGTGGTGAAGGAACACACGGAGAGCTCCCTGTTGAGCGGCGTGTGTGCCTACGACCCGGGTTTGACGGCGTCAGGTACACTCTTTGGTGAAATCCACGCGGATACGCCTCAGTTTCGTCTCTTTGGCTTGGGCAGTGCGCCCTAG
- a CDS encoding Uma2 family endonuclease, which produces MVNPAPRMATYADLEALPEHLVGEIIDGELIASPFGGSLHARAATVLGAELGRAFCRGRGGPGGWLNLNKPELHLSGNVLVPDLAGWRRTTLPELPDAPCVSLRPDWVCEVLSPSTAVLDRRRKLPIYAHEGVGHVWLVDPKSQLLEIFRLDGETYRAVASYAEDEKIRAEPFDAIELELAALWAR; this is translated from the coding sequence ATGGTCAACCCGGCTCCTCGCATGGCGACCTACGCCGACCTAGAGGCTTTGCCTGAGCACCTGGTGGGGGAGATCATCGATGGCGAACTGATCGCTTCGCCGTTCGGCGGGAGTCTCCATGCGCGCGCAGCCACTGTGCTTGGTGCAGAGCTGGGTCGCGCCTTTTGCCGCGGACGTGGAGGACCCGGAGGCTGGCTCAACCTGAACAAGCCGGAGCTCCATCTCAGCGGCAACGTCTTGGTGCCAGACCTCGCTGGATGGCGCCGCACCACGCTTCCGGAGCTACCCGACGCACCCTGCGTCAGCCTGCGACCGGACTGGGTTTGCGAGGTGTTGTCTCCAAGCACCGCGGTGCTGGATCGGCGCCGTAAGCTTCCGATCTACGCCCACGAAGGAGTCGGGCACGTTTGGTTGGTCGACCCGAAATCGCAGCTGCTGGAGATCTTCCGGCTGGACGGCGAGACCTACCGCGCGGTGGCCAGCTACGCAGAAGATGAGAAAATCCGCGCGGAACCGTTTGATGCCATCGAGCTCGAGCTAGCTGCGCTGTGGGCGCGTTGA
- a CDS encoding TonB-dependent receptor: MRPLPLPRTAARVASCAFLALGIFSAESRAQSDVVVTGTRSAESSQRSIVPTRTVTREDAERRGANTVADALSQELGVQVNPSAYDYLGNPSGIQIQGFDGERVLILIDGERMIGDTGGVIDLESLPLTDVERIEFVSGPTSSLYGTGAIGGVVNIITGPPRAEGFSSRLKLEGRSFGGHSEQGTAALRDADRWLMLDGSYAFSPLLERDDGASGLPESKRALVRIRLGASPSPGWATRLKARVIRDELAGLSLIDRPGLGIFSVDTPEVTYRYLLGTEQRLRVSRDSELRLSLSAQWFDNESRKLFRGSPVEETRQRAHRLQSFEAISTTREERRTWSFGFRAETEAFNQELSKTGVAGNGELTHEASDEVPQQSFGSLAIYSQLDWRLGGGFALLPGVRGEWHSRYGFVAAPRLAASYKASSQWIFRAAFGRGFRVPSAKEYGFAFDHSSLGYVVEGNPDLQPEASWGVSSEAQYRPTKSVRFRAGGYANWVEDLIDTDFVGRDSAAQVDRYSYINVGRARTWGYEADLEFRVSSRLTSRVGYAYLDTYDVERQRPLVGRPPHTIKSSLDYQITQNLELNLHHRLVSESYIDDGLTSPAFVSVGVRCAYQATRQLKLHLGVENALNVERETARPGDQRPQRGAAAYAGLVWATPE, from the coding sequence ATGCGCCCCCTGCCGCTACCGCGGACCGCAGCGCGAGTCGCTAGCTGCGCGTTTCTCGCCCTTGGCATTTTCTCCGCGGAATCACGTGCTCAGTCGGACGTCGTTGTCACCGGCACGCGCTCCGCGGAGAGCAGCCAGCGCAGCATCGTCCCCACCCGCACGGTCACCCGTGAAGACGCCGAGCGGCGCGGCGCGAACACCGTCGCCGACGCCCTGAGCCAAGAGCTCGGCGTGCAGGTCAACCCGAGCGCCTACGACTACCTCGGCAACCCAAGCGGCATTCAGATCCAGGGCTTCGACGGCGAACGGGTCCTGATCCTGATCGATGGCGAACGCATGATCGGTGACACCGGCGGTGTGATCGATCTGGAGAGCCTGCCCCTCACCGACGTCGAGCGCATCGAGTTCGTGAGCGGTCCAACGAGCTCGCTCTACGGGACTGGTGCAATTGGAGGTGTCGTCAACATCATCACCGGGCCCCCGCGCGCGGAGGGCTTCAGCAGTCGCTTGAAGCTCGAAGGGCGCAGCTTCGGTGGACACAGCGAGCAAGGCACCGCGGCGCTCCGAGACGCCGACCGCTGGCTGATGCTGGATGGTTCGTACGCCTTCAGCCCGCTGCTCGAGCGTGATGACGGCGCGAGCGGGTTGCCGGAGTCAAAGCGCGCGCTGGTCCGCATTCGCTTGGGAGCATCACCAAGCCCAGGTTGGGCCACTCGCCTCAAGGCGCGGGTGATCCGCGATGAGCTTGCCGGTCTCAGCCTGATCGACCGTCCGGGGCTCGGCATTTTCTCCGTGGATACTCCAGAGGTGACCTACCGCTACCTCCTGGGCACGGAGCAGCGACTGCGCGTCAGCCGAGACTCGGAGCTGCGCCTCAGCTTGTCTGCGCAGTGGTTCGACAACGAGTCGAGGAAGCTCTTTCGCGGCTCCCCGGTGGAAGAGACACGACAGCGCGCGCACCGCTTGCAAAGCTTCGAGGCGATCTCGACGACTCGTGAAGAGCGTCGCACCTGGAGCTTCGGGTTTCGCGCCGAGACCGAAGCCTTCAACCAAGAGCTGAGCAAGACCGGAGTAGCCGGGAACGGCGAGTTGACCCACGAGGCGAGCGACGAGGTGCCCCAGCAGTCCTTCGGCAGCTTGGCCATCTACTCCCAGCTCGACTGGCGTCTTGGCGGTGGCTTTGCGCTCTTGCCAGGCGTACGCGGTGAGTGGCACTCACGCTATGGCTTCGTCGCAGCTCCTCGCCTCGCGGCCAGCTACAAGGCGAGCAGCCAATGGATATTCCGCGCGGCATTTGGCAGAGGCTTCCGGGTGCCATCAGCCAAGGAGTACGGCTTCGCCTTCGACCACTCGTCCCTCGGCTACGTCGTGGAGGGCAACCCTGATCTGCAGCCCGAAGCTTCCTGGGGGGTGAGCAGCGAGGCTCAGTATCGCCCTACCAAAAGCGTGAGGTTCCGCGCAGGCGGCTACGCCAACTGGGTCGAAGACCTGATCGACACGGACTTCGTCGGGCGCGACAGCGCCGCACAGGTCGATCGCTATAGCTACATCAACGTCGGACGCGCGCGCACCTGGGGCTATGAAGCCGATCTTGAGTTTCGCGTTTCCTCACGGCTCACCTCGCGCGTAGGCTACGCCTACCTCGACACCTACGACGTGGAGCGTCAGCGACCGCTAGTGGGTCGGCCACCCCATACCATCAAGAGCAGCCTCGACTACCAAATCACCCAGAACCTCGAGCTCAACCTGCATCACCGTCTGGTGAGCGAGAGCTACATCGACGACGGGCTGACGAGCCCCGCCTTCGTGAGTGTGGGGGTGAGGTGCGCCTACCAAGCCACGCGACAGCTAAAACTCCACCTCGGAGTCGAGAACGCGCTCAACGTCGAACGTGAAACGGCGCGCCCCGGAGACCAACGCCCCCAGCGGGGCGCAGCAGCGTACGCGGGCCTCGTGTGGGCTACGCCGGAGTGA
- a CDS encoding HmuY family protein — MSRLPCSTRKLIGCCALLAFGCTDISVDKATENGGRGGSAASSGGGSAAASSTGGVGSAPLEWPGTLASVDVPSDSAFVNLSSAEVSVGDAAPAEWDLHFNGVDLFTNSGASGEGLGGAFGPLAWEVYFAQEYPEVPFIFTDEPSGAVGDWYAYDGTTHALYSRFHTYGIRSGGDLFKLQVLSYYGEVQGAPVSAVYSVRYAKVEPQHNHAVQVIESLDGTAGWPNVSDAQPSGCLRLSDGAVLGLTPAEARQRGDWDLCFRRDNISVNGDAGGPGGVTGVDLDADDDAEVEDVKLRTSSSALAAFEAVNWTTLNDPTLKYHGDRIVSAFTDAWIDTSQPPKPIEATWLVIDHAGAPFLLAFSQDEAAQPRHLTLHSFALSD; from the coding sequence ATGTCCCGCCTCCCCTGCTCCACACGGAAACTCATCGGATGCTGCGCGCTGCTGGCGTTCGGCTGCACCGACATCTCCGTGGACAAGGCGACGGAGAACGGCGGCCGAGGCGGCTCCGCGGCGAGCTCGGGCGGTGGGAGCGCGGCAGCTAGCAGCACGGGAGGCGTCGGTAGCGCGCCTCTGGAGTGGCCCGGAACGCTAGCAAGCGTCGATGTCCCTAGCGATTCGGCGTTCGTGAACCTCTCGAGCGCGGAGGTGAGCGTTGGCGATGCAGCACCGGCTGAGTGGGACCTGCATTTCAACGGCGTCGACCTGTTCACGAACTCAGGCGCCTCCGGAGAAGGCCTCGGAGGTGCGTTCGGTCCCCTCGCCTGGGAAGTCTACTTCGCCCAGGAGTACCCCGAGGTACCCTTCATCTTCACCGACGAGCCATCGGGCGCGGTCGGCGACTGGTACGCCTACGACGGGACCACCCACGCGCTGTACAGCCGCTTCCACACCTACGGCATTCGTTCTGGAGGCGACCTCTTCAAGCTCCAGGTTCTCTCGTATTACGGCGAAGTCCAGGGCGCACCTGTTTCCGCGGTGTACAGCGTGCGCTACGCCAAGGTGGAGCCACAGCACAATCACGCGGTGCAAGTCATCGAGTCACTCGATGGAACCGCAGGCTGGCCCAATGTCAGCGATGCGCAGCCAAGCGGTTGCTTGCGTCTGAGCGACGGCGCCGTGCTGGGGCTCACGCCAGCTGAAGCTCGGCAGCGCGGGGACTGGGACCTGTGCTTTCGCAGGGACAACATCAGCGTCAACGGTGACGCCGGTGGTCCAGGCGGTGTGACCGGAGTCGACCTAGATGCTGACGACGACGCCGAGGTCGAAGACGTCAAGCTGCGCACCAGCAGCAGCGCTCTAGCCGCGTTCGAAGCGGTGAACTGGACCACGCTCAACGACCCCACGCTGAAGTATCACGGCGATCGCATCGTCTCGGCCTTCACCGATGCCTGGATCGATACAAGTCAACCGCCCAAGCCCATCGAGGCGACCTGGCTCGTCATCGATCACGCCGGCGCCCCCTTCCTCTTGGCGTTCAGCCAAGACGAAGCTGCCCAGCCCAGGCACCTGACACTCCACTCGTTTGCACTCTCCGACTAA